A single genomic interval of Pyrus communis chromosome 7, drPyrComm1.1, whole genome shotgun sequence harbors:
- the LOC137740680 gene encoding disease resistance protein RGA2-like, with protein MLLTNRVTNSLHCKEGIKLTNKKRIILPIFWKILSLVEQEVRLFKNVNNEVASLTRNLGAIQDVLQDAEERQVKEANVRRWLNDVKEVSCEMDNVLDEWSTEILKQKFEKEEKEGEISIDLTKKKKAKRDVEQLERLKSSSIVDKFGTFGRDNEKNILVSKLLSENSHERGGPLVIPIVGMGWIGKTTFAQLAFSDEMVKAYFEKRIWVCVSEPFEQVRVAKAIVEGIDGNSTTPIPNELEALVRRICKSIEGKKFLLVLNDVWDADYRKWEPLMHSLQLGALGSRTVVTTRKEQVAAIIGSATHVIHLKELSEEVSRSLFFHIAFFGKERNETGKFEKYWQQNRKEV; from the exons ATGCTCTTAACCAACCGAGTCACAAACTCTTTGCATTGCAAGGAAGGAATAAAGCTAACAAACAAGAAGAGAATAATTCTTCCCATCTTTTGGAAAATCCTTTCCTTG GTGGAACAAGAGGTGAGGCTTTTTAAGAATGTCAATAACGAAGTTGCAAGTCTCACTCGCAATCTCGGAGCCATTCAAGATGTGCTTCAAGACGCAGAGGAGAGACAAGTGAAGGAGGCCAATGTGAGACGCTGGCTGAATGATGTGAAGGAAGTATCGTGTGAGATGGACAATGTGTTGGATGAGTGGAGCACTGAGATACTAAAGCAAAAAtttgagaaagaagaaaaagaaggtgaAATCTCTATTGATCTTACTAAGAAAAAGAAG GCAAAGAGAGACGTCGAACAACTTGAACGACTGAAAAGTTCTTCCATTGTCGACAAATTTGGGACGTTTGGCCGAGACAACGAAAAGAACATTTTAGTGAGCAAGTTGCTGAGCGAGAATAGTCACGAAAGGGGGGGACCCCTTGTCATCCCTATTGTAGGGATGGGATGGATTGGAAAGACAACTTTTGCCCAACTAGCTTTTAGTGATGAAATGGTAAAGGCTTATTTTGAGAAGAGAATATGGGTTTGTGTCTCGGAGCCTTTCGAACAGGTCAGGGTTGCGAAAGCCATCGTGGAGGGTATAGATGGGAATTCAACTACCCCAATTCCCAATGAGTTAGAGGCTTTAGTGCGACGTATATGTAAATCTATTGAGGGCAAGAAGTTCCTCCTTGTCTTAAATGATGTGTGGGATGCAGACTATAGGAAGTGGGAGCCATTGATGCATTCTTTACAGCTTGGTGCATTAGGCAGTAGAACAGTGGTTACCACGCGAAAAGAACAGGTTGCTGCTATCATAGGGTCAGCCACTCATGTCATCCATCTGAAGGAGTTGAGCGAAGAAGTCAGTAGGTCATTGTTCTTTCACATTGCATTCTTTGGCAAGGAGAGAAACGAGACTGGAAAGTTCGAAAAATATTGGCAACAAAATCGTAAAGAAGTGTGA